TGGGGATCATTTTTCATGATGCACTGAGTTAAACATTTCCTATATTCATAGCTGATTTTACCTCCTGTATATGTTTAGTGAAACTCTGCTCCTCGTACTTGTGCTTCTTTTCGCTGTTTTTATGCTGACCATGCTGGCACAAAAACTCAAGATATCTTATCCAATCTTTCTGGTCATCGCCGGTCTCGCCATCAGCTTTATTCCAGGAATACCAAAGATAAAAATTGAACCGGAGCTCATCTTCCTGATCTTCCTGCCACCACTATTATATGAATCAGCCTGGTATACTTCCTGGAATGATTTCTGGAAATGGAAAAGGCCGATCGCTGCACTGGCCTTTGGTCTGGTATTCTTTACCTCGATCATTGTAGCTTATGTTTCTACAACAATGATTCCTGGCTTTACCCTGGCAATGGGCTTTTTATTGGGCGGGATTATTTCACCTCCCGATGCGGTAGCGGCAAATTCTGTATTGAAGAACATCAAAATACCCAAACGGTTAACTGCGGTATTGGAAGGAGAAAGCCTCATCAATGATGCATCCAGTTTAATCGTATTCCGTTTTGCACTGGCGGCAATACTTTCAGGTCAATTTTCCATGCAACAGGCAGTGGGACAATTTTTCCTTGCAGCAGGAATGGGGGTAGTAATTGGCCTGGCCATCGCACATATCGTTTATGCAGTGCACCGCTTTTTACCCACCACACCTAGTATTGATGCAGCATTAACCCTCATGACACCTTATTTCATGTATATAGGAGCAGAACATTTTCATTTTTCCGGGGTGATGGCGGTAGTCAGCGGAGGGTTATTTCTTTCCTTCAGGTCCCATGAAATTTTTGCACACAGCAATTCCAGGATACAGGCAGTGGGTGTCTGGGCAACTCTGGCCTTTGTTTTAAATGGCCTGGTTTTTATCCTCATTGGTCTTGAGCTTCCTGTAATCATGGAGAGTCTGGGTGATTACTCCATCAGTCAGGCCATCAATTACGGGCTGATCATCAGCCTGATCATTATCGTTATCCGGGTATTTTATGTACTCCTCATTGCTTATGTACCTGCATGGCTCGGCAATAGAAAACGGGCTGATCCGGTAAACCCACTCTGGAAAGGCCCTGTAATTGTAGGCTGGGCAGGGATGAGAGGGGTCGTTTCCCTGGCCTCAGCACTTTCTATCCCCTTATTAATGGGAGATGGAACCGCCTTCCCCCACCGCAGCCTGATCCTCTTTATCACCTTTGTCGTTATTCTTGTGACTTTGGTATTTCAGGGGTTGACTTTACCTCTGGTAATCAAATGGACGAAAATCAGGGAAATTGACGATTTCCCGCCAGAAGGAGAACAGGAAGCAGGGATCCGCCTTCACCTGATGCAGGTCTCTTTAAAAAGACTGGAGGAGAAATTTTCAAAAGAGATTCAGGAAAACGAATTAGTCGGCTTTCTGAAAGACCAGATGGAGAGTGATATTTTCATCAATAACCAGCGACTGGAATCTTTGGAATGTGATACCATAAGAAAAGACGAAATGGACTTCTACAACTCCATTTTACTGGACATCTATGCCGTACAACGCAAGGAATTGCACCTCTTACGTAAAGAGAACCGCTATAGCGACGAAGAAATCCGAAAACAGGAAAGCCAGCTTGACCTGGATGAAGCAAAGATCAATTATTAGTTTCATTCCCTCAACATATGTATATGTTTTGCAGTTAAAGTAAGCAGAACTTTGTTTCATAAAACAAAAGAATATGAAACGATTACTGTTTATTTTAACTGCAATTTTCTTTGCAGACGCAGCTTTTGCCGCAAAAGTGGATACGGTGAAGGTCTACAGCGAAAGCATGAAGAAAGACATTACCTGCCTTTTTATCTGTCCGGAACAGGCTAAACAGCAGAAAGAAAAGAAGTACTATCCTACAGTATACCTGCTGCACGGCTATACAGGAGACGCAAGGAGAACTTTGAAACTGGACATCCCTGATCTGAAAGCCCAGGCAGATGCCCTGCAAATGATCATTGTGCTTGCTGATGGCGGATATGGGAGCTGGTATTTCGATAGTCCTGTTGATGAAAACATCAGGTATGAGCGCTTTATTACTAAAGAGCTGGTTCAGTTTACTGATAAGAACTATCCCACGATTGTAGATCGGACCAAAAGAGCCATTTACGGCTGGAGCATGGGCGGACATGGCGCTTTATACCTTGCAATGCGTCATAAGGAGTTGTACGGTGCAGCAGGAAGTATTTGTGGAGCAGTAGATTTCAGAGCAGCCACAAAAGGTTATGACATCGAAAAAAGTCTTGGTGATTATGCGGGTAATGAAAAAAGCTGGGAAGAACATACGGTAAACTACAATGTAGCTACTCTTAAAAACCAGGAATTGAAGTTGATCATTGACTGTGGACTTCAGGATCCTTTGCTGGAAGTAAACAGGACTTTACATAAAAAACTAACTGACCTGAAGATTGACCATGATTATATTGAACGTCCTGGTGTGCACGACAATACCTATTGGTCAAAAGCTTCCGCATTCCAACTCTTATTTATCCATAATTATTTCAGCCAATCATGAACAAACTCAGATCAACATTATTTATAATCCTATTCAGTATTATGGCAATTCAAGCTCAGTCACAGGAAATCAGTAACCCGAAAGGGCTTTACGACCCACGTCCGCACGGATATTCACATATGGCCACTGTCCCGGCCAACAGCACCCTGGTTTTTGTGGCCGGACAGGCGGGAACCGATGAAAAAGGAGAACTTTCTGCTGACTTCAGAACTCAGGTGAGATTTACCCTCAAAAATATCGAAACCGCCCTTAAAAGTAAGGGCTTAACCCTTAAACATATCGCGAAACTGACCACATTAGTGGTAGATTATGGCCCGGAAAAGCATAAAATCCTCATCGAAGAGAGCAAAAAGGCATGGCCTGATGAGAAATATCCGGTAAACACCCTCATTCCGGTATCCCGACTAGCCCTAGACGGGATGCAGATTGAGATAGATGCAACGGCAGTCCTTTTGAAAGATTAACCTCATTTCTCCTCCCGGAAGGCTTCCCGGAGGAGATTTCATTTATTACCCTAAATCGAGTAGATTTATTCCTGGTTAAACATTAAAGGAATGAAAATTAGTTTACTGCACCTGGTCTGTTTATTATTTATGGTTTTTCTTTGTCGGACTGCCTCCGCACAGAATAAAATCGTCGTCTTTCAATCTGATTTTGGATTAAAAGACGGTGCTGTATCGGCAATGAAAGGAGTGGCAATGGGGGTTTCCACAGATTTAAAATTATACGACCTTAGCCATGAAATTCCCGCATACAACATATGGGAGGCTGCCTACAGATTGTTACAAACTGTCCCCTATTATCCAAAAGGAACGGTTTTCGTTTCGGTGGTTGATCCTGGCGTTGGAACGGAGCGCAAATCTGTTGTCCTGAAAACCAAAAGCGGACATTATATCGTCAGCCCTGATAACGGAACCCTGACCCTCCTTGCTGAATCTTTAGGCATTGAATCAGTCAGAGAAATCAATGAGGCGGTTAACAGACGTAAAGGTTCCGGAAAATCCTATACCTTCCATGGAAGAGATGTTTACGCCTACACTGCAGCACGACTTGCCGCAGGAACCATCAGTTTTGAACAGATAGGAAAACAATTACCAAATCAGGTGGTTTCGATTTCTTATCAGAAAGCGCTGATGGAAAATGGCAAAATCAAAGGAAATATCCCTGTTTTGGATGTTCAGTACGGAAATGTATGGACGAATATAGATGGAAAATTACTAAATCAACTGGGTGTTAAGTATGGGGATCAGCTTCTTCTCACGGTTTATCACCTGAATAAAAAGATTTATGAAGGAAGCATGCCTTATCATGCTACATTTGGCGAAGTACAAGAGGGAAAACCTCTGGCTTACTTAAACAGCTTGCTGGAGTTATCATTTGCGATCAATCAGGGTAACTTTGCTGCAGAACATCAGGTACAAAGTGGCAATGAATGGAAAGTAGAAGTAAGTCTGGTTAAGTAATGGTAAAACAACTCATATGAAATGGATCCTCGTCTTAGAAATTGTCTACACCCTCTTTATTATAGCTGTTTGCCTGCGCATTATCTACGACACACGCTCTGTAAGCAAAACACTGGCTTATCTGATGCTGGCTGTATTTCTTCCGGTAATCGGTGTCATCATTTACTTTTCATTTGGAATCAATTACCGGGTGAGGAAGATCTATAACAAAAAAATCATTTCTGATGACATCATATCTCAAAGGATCAATGCAAGGATTGTTCTGAATTCAGAGAAAGCCGTTGATGAGATGAACCCGGAACTTCAAAAGTATAAAAAGCTCGCTCAATTGCTATTGAACAGCAATGTAAGTGGACTATCCGGAAAGAATGAGGTCAAATTATTGCTAAACGGCGAGCAGAAGTTTCCGGAAGTATTGCAGGCATTACGGGATGCCAAACATCATATTCATATGGAATATTACATTTTCGAGGACGAGAAAATCGGAAATGAGATCAAAGACATTCTAATTGAAAAGGCAAAACAAGGAGTACAGGTCCGCTTAATTTATGATGATTTTGGCAGTCGCTCTATCAGGAAAAAATTGGTTCCAGAGCTCAAAAAAGCCGGAGTTCAGGCCTTTCCTTTTTATAAAATCTTATTCATTGCCCTGGCAAATCGCCTTAACTACCGAAACCACAGAAAGATCATTATTGTGGATGGAAATATTGGATTTACAGGCGGGATCAATATCAGCGACCGTTATGTCAATGATGTCAGTGACTCTAAATCTTTATTTTGGAGAGATACTCATGTGAAGATTATAGGCCCTGGAGTACATTATCTGCAACATTTGTTCATCTCCGACTGGAATTTCTGTTCCGAAGAATCTTTAGAAATTCAGGAAGCCTTTTTCAATACACATGGAAAACTTAAAGGAGATGTAGAAGTACAGATTGCAGCGAGTGGCCCCGATTCAGACCATCCGACGATCTTACTGAACCTCATTCAGGCAATAGGAATGGCTGATCAGGAGATCCTGATTACCACTCCATATTTTATTCCGGGGATTAGTCTGTTAGATGCGCTCTTTGTAGCTGCCCTAAGCGGGGTAAAAGTAAAACTACTGGTTCCCTTCGAGTCGGATTCCATTTGGGTTGCCGCTGCTGCCCGTTCCTATTATCAGGAATTACTGGATGTAGGAGTGGAAATCTATCAGTATCAGAAAGGTTTTATCCATGCGAAAACCATGGTGATCGATGAACAATTATCCTTTATAGGGACTGCAAACATGGACGAACGCAGCTTTGAACTGAATTTTGAAGTGAATACCGTTATTTACGATACCGGAATTGCCAAAGAGCTGAAACATGCTTTTGAAGAAGACCTCAGCTTCTCCGTCCCTATTGACCCGGTAACCTGGGCTGCAAGGTCCGCAAGAGTACAGTTCCCTGAAAAGATAGCCAGGTTGCTTTCTCCATTATTGTAATGACTACATAAAGCAATCGATGTAATCCAGAATCATATGGATGACCAGTCCTATTCCAACTAACCTCGTCTTAGGAAAGAACAACAAAATCACGTACACCCCTATTGCATAATAAGAATGTAAGGGATGAAATCCAATGCTGCACCGGTTAGGATCATAGATGGGCACAGCCAATAAATGATCCAGGTCTACCACCATAGTAGCCATCATGATCAACCATGCTTTCAACAGGGTTTTTCTAAAAAAAACAACAGCAACTATCGCGGGTACCAGAAAATGTAAGAAGATATGAAACATGGCTTCAAAGATACCGCTATGCAGGCTTCAAATAAAATATAAAAAACGCTACTTATTTTTAATATAATATTGTTAAAGTGAAATATATTACCAATATTAGACATACATCAAAGATGTTAAGATGCAGAATCCCTCCTGTTCAAGCCAATATGATAAGATTATCAAAGAGAATATGAATGAAGCCATACCGAATATACTTATTGGTATTCTCGGTATTCAGACCGCAAGAGCAGAGGAACTTGCAGAGCGCATACAACATACGAAGGAAAGAATTCCTGATCAGCTGAAAAAGATCGCGGATGATTCAGGAGAAACCTTTGTATTGCACATAGAATGGCAATTGAAAAACGATGCCGAAATGATTGACCGGATGCTGGAATACCGGGCAATGTTAAGGAGGAAGTACAGGATCAACATCAGGCAATATGTATTGTTCATGGGAAAAACAACATCAACAATGATAAACAGAATAGAAGAAAGAGGTCTGAAATTCCGTTTTCATCTGATTGTCTTATATCAAATAGATTATAAAGTGTTCCTGGCCTCAGAAAAGCCGGAACAGAAAATACTGGCGGTACTCGGGGATTTTTGTAAGGAAGATCCCGAAACCGTTTTAAGAAAAATAATTGAAGGAATAAAAGCAAAAACCAATGGAAGTCTGGCTGGGCAAAGGCATATGAATCAGCTCAGGATATTGGTGCAGTTAAGAAATTTAGAAACACAATTTAATCATATTATGGAATCAGTAAGCACATTTTTTAAAGAAGAAAGAGATCCTTATTACATCAGGGGGTTTCAAAAAGGTACAGAAAAGGCAACGATTAAGGCAGCAATCAGAGCATCCTCTGAATTTGCAGAAAGATTAATTGAGGGTACAGACCTTACTGATGAAGTCATTGCTAAATTAGCTGGCGTAACTGTCCCATTTGTTAAAAGAAAATGACGTGCCCTGATGAAAAGGAAAAACATCAATAAATAAATAAATAA
This region of Pedobacter steynii genomic DNA includes:
- a CDS encoding alpha/beta hydrolase; translated protein: MKRLLFILTAIFFADAAFAAKVDTVKVYSESMKKDITCLFICPEQAKQQKEKKYYPTVYLLHGYTGDARRTLKLDIPDLKAQADALQMIIVLADGGYGSWYFDSPVDENIRYERFITKELVQFTDKNYPTIVDRTKRAIYGWSMGGHGALYLAMRHKELYGAAGSICGAVDFRAATKGYDIEKSLGDYAGNEKSWEEHTVNYNVATLKNQELKLIIDCGLQDPLLEVNRTLHKKLTDLKIDHDYIERPGVHDNTYWSKASAFQLLFIHNYFSQS
- a CDS encoding RidA family protein, with amino-acid sequence MAIQAQSQEISNPKGLYDPRPHGYSHMATVPANSTLVFVAGQAGTDEKGELSADFRTQVRFTLKNIETALKSKGLTLKHIAKLTTLVVDYGPEKHKILIEESKKAWPDEKYPVNTLIPVSRLALDGMQIEIDATAVLLKD
- a CDS encoding SAM hydrolase/SAM-dependent halogenase family protein yields the protein MKISLLHLVCLLFMVFLCRTASAQNKIVVFQSDFGLKDGAVSAMKGVAMGVSTDLKLYDLSHEIPAYNIWEAAYRLLQTVPYYPKGTVFVSVVDPGVGTERKSVVLKTKSGHYIVSPDNGTLTLLAESLGIESVREINEAVNRRKGSGKSYTFHGRDVYAYTAARLAAGTISFEQIGKQLPNQVVSISYQKALMENGKIKGNIPVLDVQYGNVWTNIDGKLLNQLGVKYGDQLLLTVYHLNKKIYEGSMPYHATFGEVQEGKPLAYLNSLLELSFAINQGNFAAEHQVQSGNEWKVEVSLVK
- a CDS encoding Na+/H+ antiporter: MFSETLLLVLVLLFAVFMLTMLAQKLKISYPIFLVIAGLAISFIPGIPKIKIEPELIFLIFLPPLLYESAWYTSWNDFWKWKRPIAALAFGLVFFTSIIVAYVSTTMIPGFTLAMGFLLGGIISPPDAVAANSVLKNIKIPKRLTAVLEGESLINDASSLIVFRFALAAILSGQFSMQQAVGQFFLAAGMGVVIGLAIAHIVYAVHRFLPTTPSIDAALTLMTPYFMYIGAEHFHFSGVMAVVSGGLFLSFRSHEIFAHSNSRIQAVGVWATLAFVLNGLVFILIGLELPVIMESLGDYSISQAINYGLIISLIIIVIRVFYVLLIAYVPAWLGNRKRADPVNPLWKGPVIVGWAGMRGVVSLASALSIPLLMGDGTAFPHRSLILFITFVVILVTLVFQGLTLPLVIKWTKIREIDDFPPEGEQEAGIRLHLMQVSLKRLEEKFSKEIQENELVGFLKDQMESDIFINNQRLESLECDTIRKDEMDFYNSILLDIYAVQRKELHLLRKENRYSDEEIRKQESQLDLDEAKINY
- the cls gene encoding cardiolipin synthase, coding for MKWILVLEIVYTLFIIAVCLRIIYDTRSVSKTLAYLMLAVFLPVIGVIIYFSFGINYRVRKIYNKKIISDDIISQRINARIVLNSEKAVDEMNPELQKYKKLAQLLLNSNVSGLSGKNEVKLLLNGEQKFPEVLQALRDAKHHIHMEYYIFEDEKIGNEIKDILIEKAKQGVQVRLIYDDFGSRSIRKKLVPELKKAGVQAFPFYKILFIALANRLNYRNHRKIIIVDGNIGFTGGINISDRYVNDVSDSKSLFWRDTHVKIIGPGVHYLQHLFISDWNFCSEESLEIQEAFFNTHGKLKGDVEVQIAASGPDSDHPTILLNLIQAIGMADQEILITTPYFIPGISLLDALFVAALSGVKVKLLVPFESDSIWVAAAARSYYQELLDVGVEIYQYQKGFIHAKTMVIDEQLSFIGTANMDERSFELNFEVNTVIYDTGIAKELKHAFEEDLSFSVPIDPVTWAARSARVQFPEKIARLLSPLL
- a CDS encoding DUF6122 family protein; this translates as MFHIFLHFLVPAIVAVVFFRKTLLKAWLIMMATMVVDLDHLLAVPIYDPNRCSIGFHPLHSYYAIGVYVILLFFPKTRLVGIGLVIHMILDYIDCFM